From the genome of Candidatus Methylopumilus turicensis, one region includes:
- a CDS encoding arginyltransferase has protein sequence MTSPADSILRKIQFYVTAPYTCSYLPNQLAQSIIATPQHLVDAHQYSGLIQQGFRRSGKFVYRPHCENCNACIPVRLPVADFQETRSQKRAFKQHATLEASVSRLSFDEEHFALYKAYQIARHEGNEQEETAEQYRNFLVQSNVDSLFISFTLNGILKMVSVVDILEDGVSAVYTFYDTTDSKASYGTYSILWLIEWCKQLKLAYLYLGYWIKSSQKMAYKENFSPQEALIDGEWQKIKHVKP, from the coding sequence ATGACAAGCCCAGCCGATTCAATCCTGCGAAAGATTCAGTTTTATGTCACTGCGCCATACACTTGCAGTTACTTACCCAACCAGCTTGCACAATCAATCATCGCGACACCACAACATTTAGTGGATGCTCATCAATATAGCGGGCTCATTCAACAGGGGTTTAGACGAAGCGGCAAGTTTGTTTATCGCCCACATTGTGAAAACTGCAATGCCTGTATTCCTGTCAGACTGCCTGTCGCTGATTTTCAAGAAACTAGAAGCCAGAAACGCGCTTTCAAGCAACATGCAACGCTAGAAGCTAGCGTATCCAGGCTTTCTTTTGATGAAGAACATTTTGCCCTTTATAAAGCCTATCAAATCGCACGCCACGAAGGCAATGAACAAGAAGAAACTGCTGAGCAATACCGCAACTTTCTAGTTCAAAGTAACGTTGATAGTCTATTTATTTCATTTACCTTGAACGGCATTCTAAAAATGGTCAGCGTGGTCGACATTCTCGAGGATGGCGTATCGGCGGTTTATACTTTTTACGATACCACTGACTCAAAAGCCAGCTATGGCACTTACAGCATCCTTTGGTTAATTGAATGGTGCAAACAGCTCAAACTGGCGTATTTATATTTGGGCTATTGGATTAAAAGCAGCCAAAAAATGGCTTATAAAGAAAACTTTAGCCCACAAGAAGCGTTAATTGATGGTGAATGGCAAAAGATAAAACACGTTAAACCGTAA
- the aat gene encoding leucyl/phenylalanyl-tRNA--protein transferase — protein MQGDYYQLPTGKVAALDDATPFPPLRDALTEPNGLIAIGGDLSSERLLSAYRSGIFPWFSEGEPVLWWSPSPRMVLFPQDFKVSKSLAKRLKKNDFEVRFNTHFRQVMEACAETNRPDQDGTWITSEIIDAYCELHQRGFAYSAETWINNTLVGGLYGVLINHMFFGESMFHNVTDASKIAFAHMVQFLKDKGVGMIDCQMNTRHLASLGAQEIDRTAFMIHLKRLIA, from the coding sequence GTGCAAGGTGATTACTATCAACTTCCCACGGGGAAAGTGGCTGCACTAGACGATGCCACGCCCTTTCCACCTCTCAGGGATGCTTTGACTGAGCCAAATGGCTTGATAGCCATAGGTGGAGATTTGTCCAGCGAGCGCCTTTTAAGCGCTTATCGGTCCGGCATTTTCCCTTGGTTTAGCGAGGGTGAACCTGTGCTTTGGTGGAGCCCAAGTCCACGCATGGTGCTTTTTCCGCAAGACTTTAAAGTCTCTAAATCACTTGCAAAACGCTTAAAGAAAAATGACTTCGAAGTAAGATTTAACACCCATTTTCGTCAAGTCATGGAAGCTTGCGCAGAGACCAATCGTCCAGACCAAGATGGCACTTGGATTACTTCTGAGATTATTGATGCATACTGTGAATTGCATCAGCGAGGCTTTGCTTATTCCGCCGAAACTTGGATAAATAACACTTTAGTTGGTGGTTTATATGGTGTACTGATCAACCACATGTTTTTTGGTGAATCGATGTTTCACAATGTCACGGATGCTTCGAAGATTGCTTTTGCTCACATGGTGCAATTCTTAAAAGATAAAGGGGTTGGTATGATCGATTGTCAGATGAACACCCGACATCTTGCTTCACTTGGTGCTCAAGAAATTGATAGAACAGCATTTATGATTCATTTAAAGAGACTGATCGCATAA
- a CDS encoding heavy-metal-associated domain-containing protein, with protein MPAQDTLLLEIQGMHCNSCVNKIRLALEPLAESVTVTLNPPLAKLDHAKATFTQINQALALAGNYQASKLSPHKIPERSTIVAENPSWLSTYQPLLLILSYLLITTLAIQLHPVMLHDELFNIERWMMDFMAGFFLVFSFFKLLNIRAFADSYAMYDLLAMRWKQYGLIYPFIELGLGFAYLLALAPQITNMVTIVVMGFSSLGVIRAVMNKQKIRCACLGAVFNLPMSTITIIEDLLMVAMAAWMLA; from the coding sequence ATGCCAGCACAAGATACATTACTGTTAGAAATTCAGGGCATGCATTGCAACAGCTGCGTAAACAAAATCAGACTTGCACTTGAGCCTTTGGCCGAAAGCGTGACAGTCACACTCAATCCGCCTTTGGCAAAGCTTGATCATGCGAAGGCAACTTTTACTCAAATCAATCAAGCCCTTGCGCTCGCAGGAAACTACCAAGCATCAAAGCTTAGCCCTCATAAAATTCCTGAGCGTTCAACGATTGTCGCTGAAAATCCATCTTGGTTATCGACTTATCAACCACTGCTCTTAATCCTGTCTTATCTTCTCATCACTACGCTAGCCATCCAGCTTCATCCGGTCATGTTGCATGATGAGCTCTTTAATATTGAGCGTTGGATGATGGACTTTATGGCGGGATTTTTTCTGGTGTTTTCTTTTTTCAAGTTACTCAACATTCGCGCCTTCGCGGATAGTTATGCCATGTATGACCTACTTGCGATGCGTTGGAAACAGTATGGTTTGATTTATCCATTCATCGAACTCGGACTTGGCTTTGCATATTTACTCGCCCTAGCCCCTCAAATTACGAATATGGTAACAATCGTGGTCATGGGCTTCTCAAGCTTGGGTGTCATTCGCGCCGTCATGAATAAGCAAAAAATACGTTGTGCCTGTTTAGGCGCTGTGTTTAATTTGCCGATGTCAACCATCACCATCATCGAGGACTTACTCATGGTGGCGATGGCGGCTTGGATGCTCGCATAA